The Pseudomonas sp. Marseille-Q3773 DNA window TGGTAATCATCTTCGTCGGCTTCCTTGCCCAGGTAGTTACCCAGTGCGCCACCAGCACCACCGCCGGCTGCTGCGCCAATGTAGCTACCGGTAGTGCCGCCTACCGAGCGACCGACTACGTTACCACCCGCCGCGCCCAGCGCGCCGCCGATAGCGGCCTCGCCACGCTGGCGTTTGTCGGCGCCCAGGGCGCCACCCGCTGCGCCGCCCAGACCCGCACCAATGGCGCCGCCTGTGCTACCGCCGATGGAGTTGCCCACGACAGAGCCCAGTACCCCACCCAATGCGCCGCCAATGCCGGCCTCGGTGGTGCCGCCTGCCATGGCAACGCCGCTGAGCAAGCTGAAAGACAACAACAATATCGAGGAGTACTTCTTCATCAAGAGAGCCTCATAGGGATGACGAGGCGAATTTGAGGCTAACAAGCCCGCCTTGCAATGGAAATCCGACGAGTAACACGAGTTGTACACAATTCTCTAAGTTACTGTATTTTCTGTGAAACTTTATCTATTTTTCGCTGTCTGAGACTGTTATGACGAAGCCCTGAACCGCACTGGAACAGGGCTTTTTCGTTTTTGGCGGTGGTGCTTCTGGCCTCTTTGCGGTTATAGCCGATCCTGCAGAAACACCACGTCTCAGGCTTTATGATTTTCCCTGTAGGGACTCCAGCCGCGATCATCGACACAGTCGATGTCCATACATCGCGTCGCCTGTTTCGCGGATAAATCCGCTCCTACACACACGGCTTCGACTTGACGCTGTGCCTGTACAGGCGGCTTTGGCCGTGAACAGGCCGGCGCAGTTTAGAGGATTCGCCCGTCGCCCTGCGCCCGCTCCAGCTTGATGGCAATGAACTTCGAGGTCGGTGTGTAGCTGCCATCACCAACGCTCTCCAGCGGCACCAGCGGGTTCACCTCGGGGTAATACGCCGCCGCCTGCCCGGCCGGGATGTCGAAGGCCAGCAGGGTGAAGCCCTGCACCCGGCGTACATGTCCATCACCCCACAACGACACGATGTCGACCTTCTGCCCTGGCTGGAAGCCCAGGCGGAGGATATCGGCTTCGTTGGCAAACAACAC harbors:
- a CDS encoding glycine zipper domain-containing protein codes for the protein MKKYSSILLLSFSLLSGVAMAGGTTEAGIGGALGGVLGSVVGNSIGGSTGGAIGAGLGGAAGGALGADKRQRGEAAIGGALGAAGGNVVGRSVGGTTGSYIGAAAGGGAGGALGNYLGKEADEDDYHDGRRYRRGYDDDRRHWDRGHHYGHRKHKRHWRD